The genomic interval ATATGCATGAATGTAGGACACTAAACCATTCTCTTTTGTCAACAGCAAGGTTGGAGTCTGTCAGTGGAGCTGGTGGTTGGTGGAAGGGGCATTCGCCAACGCACTCAGAAGGATTCAGCGGTAAGCACGGTGAAGATTCATACAGAACACTGTTGTATTATCTCATCTATTTAGCCTTTTTCTAGGATTTTTGTCAAAggaatagttggacattttgggaaatactaTTATTTATCCTTTCCTGCTGAAAAATTAAGCTACAGcaagcagccagttagcttagcttaaagaccACGAGTCATTGTTTACATTTCGACATAACATGTTATTTAGTAAATTTAAGAAGTTGTGGTAAATGGATATTGTTGTCACTGGAGCTAGGCAagctgttttcccctgttttctgtctttatgctaagctaagctaaaccTGTCTTTATGCTATAATATGCTAAACAGTTTCTGGCTCTAGCATCATAATTAGcatacaaacattttctcaagtAAGTGAATGAGCATGTTTCTCCATTCAACTGCTCCATCAAAGTTATCATTTCTGGAAATACAATTTTTCTACACTGAAACTTTGGTGGATAAATGATTTCTGTTATATATTTCTGCCACACCATGCTACAAAGAAACTGGTTCAAATCCTTTGACAGCCATCAGTGGAAACTACAACATTATGTATCTCACACAATGCCACAAATATAATCATCATAATTTAACTTCTTGCATTCCTTTTCTTTTGTGGCTTAGGCTGTGTTTCTTGCCGACTTCAAACAGATCAAGAGAGTACAGTGCTTATCTCGGAGCGACGGCAAAGCTCTGCTAAACCTCGACATAGAGGGGGCCAGACAAGTAAGTATCAACACAATCTGCAaattatgtaatatttttgtatgtgtttgtgttaaaaataGCTAGAATTGGCAAGTACATTTAGTATAAAGAATGGCACAGGAAATTTATTTTGTGCTTCCCTTTTCATACCGTTTGCTTCTCCTTTCTGATAGTGTCTATCGATCAATGTGGCCACAGTCCCTATGGCAGAGAACATGATGGACCTTATTGATGGGTACTGCCGCCtggaaaatgaaacagatgaaaGTGTTATCTACCGACCAAATAGAGGTACATATGAGTCAGCTACTTCGCCTGTTGCTTTCTTAACACCACTGTGATTAAAACATTGTTGGAAGATTTAAAAGCTTGATTATAGTCTTTTCAAAATGGATTATTTAAGCTTAACTGGAATTCCCATGACTAATTTCTATCCTAGATGCTAATGCACGAAGTTCCCTGCCAGAGATTCCTACAGGGTGAGTGGATTATGGCTTTTTTACAACTTTAAATGATTTGTGCCCTTTCACGGCCTCAGAGTAGCTGCAGAGTCCAAGCTGTACTCATTCCCTTTGGTTATAATATGAAATGAAGAGTTAGTTATTGATGAGAAAGGCTCTTTTATTGAATCTTGCTGTCAGGAGCCATAATCTGAAAATTTATGACCTGGGCTTTCttccattttgtcttttctctggagcagcagagacaccagCTCGAGCAGACACAGTATGGGTGAGCTGACAGTTTTTGTAGTCATATGTAACCTCCATTGTACCACAcagcatttccattttcattgaCAGCAAGATGTTTCTGTAATTATACAAAAAAGTACATAGCGAGGGATTGAAGTTATTGAATCATGCTTTGAGAAaacagttctgtttttgtatttgtaggGTCAGATATCTACTGTGAGATCCTTGATGAGAGGCCGAGATCAGGTTTGTCCAAAACTTTGTATTCACGTGTTTTGCAGAATTAGATCTGAAGAAGCTCACTTTTGAGCTTTAACAAATTTTTGTCTTTAGTTGTGAAGTATGGGATCGACCGAAATGACATCGTACTTGGACGAATTCTTGGGGAGGGGTTTTTTGGGGAAGTCTACGATGGATTTTACAAAAAAGCTGTAAGTGTATCTTACAACTATATatttaccctctctctctctctctctctctctctctctctctctagacAACTAAGGATGAACCAGTTAGAGACTACCAAATAACTGttactgtgtctttttgttttatgattGAACAGAATGGAGATAGGGTCAATGTGGCGGTGAAAACCTGTAAAGACTGTTCACCTGATGTGATGGAGAAGTTCATGAGTGaagcaggtaaaaaaaaaaagaaaagtgtgtaGAAAATAACAGAATGACAGTAATCATTGTAACTATGACAATAAcgttaaaatgtgtgtatttgccaGTAATAATGAAGGGCCTCGAACATCCTCACATCGTCAAACTGATTGGAATCATAGAGGAGGATCCTGTGTGGATCGTTATGGAGCTTTATCAGTACGGAGAGGTCAGTGTCAGCCGTGATTTCATGATATGTGTTATTTCATAATTCAGTCATAATTGAATTGATGTGTTTTAGTTTAAGAAGGCCAAAAATAACATGAGCCATGTCTGAGTTTGGCGCAGTTAGAGCTATTTGAGCAAAAGACAAAGTGTAACTGAGACGCAGGACGCAGATGtatgtctgtgctgctgtaggCACTGTAAATTCCTGTCCTAACctaaatgtttatgttgttgcaGCTCGGAAACTACCTGACTCAGAACCAGAAAAATCTGACAAATACTACTCTGGTGCTGTTCAGCCTGCAGATCTGCAAAGCCCTGGTCTACCTCGAAGGGGTCAACCTGGTACACAGGTGAGAGAGTATTTTACGTTTTTCTTCAGGGAGTGGTCATACTGTTATACTGTATTAAACAGAAATTATTCAGTGACAAGTAACTAAGTGGAAAATATAGCTCAGTCAGTGAAGGCTAAGGGCTTTTTCAGACACTCTGCCCTACCCATAACAGACTCCACCATGACACCAGTTTAGTAATAATGTGCAATATCAGGTTCCTGTATAAATTCTGCTTCTATTATTTACATTAATCACATCTTATCTACATCATCTCCATCTGTACCTACATGAAGTTAAAGCTTTGTGTTGTTGGTCTCCTCTCACAGAGACATAGCGGTTAGGAACGTGTTAGTTGCCAGTCCGGAATGCGTGAAGCTCGGGGACTTTGGTCTGTCGAGGTACATCGAGGATGAAGAATACTACAAAGGTAACAGAGGCAAACTGGGAGAAGAAAAGCTGAGTtgacagggtttttttttaagtcatcTCAAAGTCTTAATTGTAGAATTGTAGAATAAAACTGTCAGATTAAACTGAACAatatttaaaagagaaatatgGACGGATAGATTTCAAAATAACATACAGGCAAAAGTTtgtgtaaaagaaataaataagtaatttaACTGTGTACTTTCAGAAATGACGTTCGTTGAGTATctttactgtaaaatattaacttCTCCCATCTCTTTGCAGCGTCTATTACTCGGCTGCCTATCAAGTGGATGGCCCCAGAATCCATCAACTTCAGACGTTTCACCACAGCCAGTGATGTCTGGATGTTTGGTGAGCCATACATTAACCTACATCAGCTTAGTGCAAGAACAGTTTGGGGAGCTCAAGTGcaatatagaaagaaagaaagaacgcacacacactcacatatggCAAAAGACAGGTAGTTGGTCAATGATCAACCCAGACAAGCACTGTATGATTTTATGACATGGTAAGAATTATCTGAACTGATATCACAACTACACTGAGGTCCTGGTTCTGTAAACACTCATAACGACCGCAATAGTCTTTATTACTCATGTGCCCATTGTCGTAGCACTGGCTTGTATATTAAGGTGGTGACAAGTGACTATTATTTATGGTATTTATGGAAAGAAGTTGTGCGTTGCATCATGGTCTTATGTTGGTCCTCATCACCAAAGAGGTCTCCACGCTGTTGGCTTGTTTTTCCtaacatacacatttacatCTTTGTTGCttaatgttttcctctgtaGTCTGTAGTCAATTTCACAACGAAGAGCGAATTACAGGGTGAACACATCCaagcatgtttttgtttctgtgtttgtatctcCCTGTAGCCGTATGTGTGTGGGAGATAATGAGTCATGGGCAGCAGCCGTTTTTCTGGCTGGAGAACAGAGACGTAATCAACCAGTTGGAGCAGGGCATCAGGCTGCCCAAACCGGACAACTGCCCTCCCGCCCTCTACTCTCTCATGACCCGCTGCTGGTCCTACGACCCCAGAGAGAGACCTACTTTCACTGAGCTGGTTGTCAAGATCAAGTATGTCTGGTTACACTGATTTATTGTAGCCTCTGGAATGATGATGTTAATCCAACTACCTTCTCAGAGTTACCTTGATATAGAAGAAGAGGagcatacatatatatacatacacatatgtaGAAAAGATATGCAGATATATAGAAAATCAGCAGTGCCATGAATTCAGTCTATCCATGTGAAATGATTAAGCCCAATAGGTGGTGACCTGCTAAAGCAGAAGATTAGGTGTGTTTTTGTACCCCTCATATAAAGAATAAACTGTTGCCTTTAATCTGTCAGTGATGTCCACAAGATGGAGAAGGAGCAggaagtagagagagagaaggacagagcGCGCTCCACAAAATATTTTGAGCCCAAGTCCAACTTTAACGAGCCTCCTCCCAAGGTATGAACCCCTGTCAAATTCACAGTTATGTTACAAAACAGCACATAGTTCAGATTTAATGCGTGCACATTTCCTTCATCTGTTTACTGTAGCCTTCAAGAATGAAACCAGGGCGGTTTGGGAACACGCTGAGTATTGGTCTCCACATTCAGGTATATCAGTGTACTCAAGTAACCTCTAAAGGTGAATGTTAAAACGTTTGGATGTGATTggtatgtgtgtttatctgtgcagCTGAACGAGGCTCTGTGTGCCAGTTCTCCTGATCTGGCCAGCCCATGTGAATATCAGTCCCCCGTCGATTCCATGAACACTCTCGCACTGCCAGTCAGGTCCCCTCGACGTCGCAGCATGGGGGTAAGAAACACTGAGCGCTTAGTTGACAGGTTTAAacttatgttttcagttttcttacATTATTAAGTCACATGTTCAAATGTAGATGAACCTATAGTACTAAATCACTGCACTTGGTGAGGTAAAAACCCTTGTATcaagagataaaaaagaaaaatattgtgTGACATTAATCCTCCTATCACATTTCCCTGGTGCTCTTGTAGGAGAACGAGTTTCTCCGAGTGGAACCAAACAGCAGGGAGGACGCCCAGCGCCTTTggcagagggagaaacaaaaTATGCACGACACTCTCCGTCAGCAGAAAAAGCAGATGATGGAGGA from Lates calcarifer isolate ASB-BC8 linkage group LG7_1, TLL_Latcal_v3, whole genome shotgun sequence carries:
- the ptk2bb gene encoding protein tyrosine kinase 2 beta, b, with translation MYEVMSGDTLAWKVPSPRQSDTESSLESHFTGDGGPVKILKVCFCTNNNLGKNFKLVKCDSSWQIRAFIRSILVSGRLGPNIKHTGCYGLLLKHLKSEELHWLHPDLTVGEVEQRYESHHVEAEWRYDLRIRYVPVNFLEKFQDDRSTLLYFYQQVRSDYMQYHASKVSDGMALQLGCLEIRRFYKDMNAKGLEKKSNFELLEKEVGLDLFFPEQLINSMKSKQLRKLIQQTFQQYATLKEDGCMVKFFETLKEFVSYDEEVFPCELVQGWSLSVELVVGGRGIRQRTQKDSAAVFLADFKQIKRVQCLSRSDGKALLNLDIEGARQCLSINVATVPMAENMMDLIDGYCRLENETDESVIYRPNRDANARSSLPEIPTGRDTSSSRHSMGSDIYCEILDERPRSVVKYGIDRNDIVLGRILGEGFFGEVYDGFYKKANGDRVNVAVKTCKDCSPDVMEKFMSEAVIMKGLEHPHIVKLIGIIEEDPVWIVMELYQYGELGNYLTQNQKNLTNTTLVLFSLQICKALVYLEGVNLVHRDIAVRNVLVASPECVKLGDFGLSRYIEDEEYYKASITRLPIKWMAPESINFRRFTTASDVWMFAVCVWEIMSHGQQPFFWLENRDVINQLEQGIRLPKPDNCPPALYSLMTRCWSYDPRERPTFTELVVKINDVHKMEKEQEVEREKDRARSTKYFEPKSNFNEPPPKPSRMKPGRFGNTLSIGLHIQLNEALCASSPDLASPCEYQSPVDSMNTLALPVRSPRRRSMGENEFLRVEPNSREDAQRLWQREKQNMHDTLRQQKKQMMEDEKWLHKEEKLLDPMGPEDPASPVSLKADAENAPPEKPPRLTAQPAPTAELDRSDDKVYTSVMDLVKVVVQLKNDITEMQPDEYITIVKSVGMALRDLIRSVDDILPTLHESVRTEIEGTQKLLNNDMAELISKMRLAQQNAITSLKEECKKQLLAAAHTLAMDSKNMLDAVDQARVRANLAKPVAP